The Carassius gibelio isolate Cgi1373 ecotype wild population from Czech Republic chromosome B22, carGib1.2-hapl.c, whole genome shotgun sequence genome window below encodes:
- the LOC127987459 gene encoding uncharacterized protein LOC127987459, with product MSRTSKRGGPKAPPLQQEEEKGEEDQDMVEGAEGGEAMGDRDVSVTELANLLRTHMARTEGRETARQQEQVDQERRFKALQHQFGLLQIEVQARTSPNLHLPDVDRESRGRPDVDHLDSDGNSEAAVHQQSFNQVGSNIGPPLSQIPRLEKLSDTDEVEHFLVTFERIAVACRWTKTDWVWHLIPLLTGKARAAYVHMDVNESTDYDKVKDAILKKYDVNAETYRQKFRSLSVDPSESPIELYNRLKELFGKWIQPKRKRVEEVSEIIILEQYLRMLSPELQVWIRERDPRTAAEAASLADVFVAARGKSKPWAWKPVNERRSLDMPHFQQRKSEGSGKPYMRNPTSAKLNFAPKRPPVCYLCGQEGHTKPNCPKISAQLTQLCFVPRREGTKSPSSLKTTNVEINGEKLTALIDTGSDQTLVRRKFISPSLISTVKKLPICCVHGDERLLPTANVYVKIEEQTYLVEVGVADNLSFPVILGQDIPVLLELLYPARQCNVVVTRAKANQSEGIEHTLSTLPFFNAEIETGVSKRRKSRREKRQEKVKYAAHTESEDLACDLPVNFQMPTNIVQMQQEDASLTECFARAAEVREKPIDDNTARYGITKGILYREIRDQKQLVVPQCVREMVLHLSHSIPWAGHLGKNKTTARIKKWFFWPGLKVDVAQFCKSCPVCQKVSLRRPSKAPLQPLPIIDTPFERLGMDVVGPVERSRSGNRFMLVITDYSTRYPEVFPLKSVKAKPVATSLVQLFSRVGFPAEILTDQGTNFMSTLLKQVYQLLGIKSLRTTPYHPQTDGLTERFNQTLKQMLRKFVSETGQDWDQWLPYLLFAYREVPQASTGFSPFELLYGRDVRGPLALLQEMWEGSPEKEPTSVVSYVLQMRERLQKMTGLAQNHLAEAREKQKTWYDPLARERDLEVGTKVLVMLPSRESKLLAKWQGPYEIKKRLGPTTYEISMPGQDRSSRVLHVNLLKEWVPRPEKAQSLMIRCVEEEESDEQYLPQPVPGEIGLDHLTASQQSQVQVLFTSKVFSEYPGFTNLIEHGVILKPDAVVKRQSYRIPERLQVPLQEEVDLMLRLGIIEPSNSEWCHPIVLVPKKDGSIRFCIDFRYLNSVSQFDSYPTPRISDLIDRLGQSKYLTTMDLSKGYWQIPLTPPSRPLTAFRTPRGLFHFKVLPFGLHGAVATFQRLIDQVLRGLPFAAAYLDDIVIYSNTWEEHVQHLAEVLQRLQNAGLTVNPTKCAIAKQETEYLGYVIGQGVVRPQVKKVQALERCAVPQTRKDMRSFLGMAGFYHCFVPNFSSRAAPLTDMVGARCPNQLQWTEERLKAFRDIQGALTTSAVLHNPDFSRPFIVQTDASERGVGAVLLQGPPESRQPVAYISRKLFPREVRYSTVEKECLAIKWALDSLRYYLLGREFTLETDHKALQWLEKMKDSNGRITRWYLAMQPFRFKIQHVSGKVNVTADYLSRSTGEIPEGGGNVTARVVAAQER from the coding sequence ATGAGCCGTACCTCAAAGAGAGGTGGGCCTAAGGCTCCGCCCTTGCAGCAAGAGGAAGAAAAGGGTGAGGAGGACCAGGACATGGTGgaaggagctgaaggaggcgaGGCAATGGGAGACAGAGACGTTTCGGTGACTGAGTTGGCAAATCTGCTTCGAACCCATATGGCCAGGACGGAAGGCCGGGAGACTGCAAGACAGCAGGAGCAGGTGGATCAGGAGCGACGGTTTAAGGCTCTCCAGCACCAGTTTGGTCTTCTGCAAATAGAGGTCCAAGCACGCACCTCTCCCAACCTTCACTTACCTGATGTTGACCGGGAGTCTCGGGGAAGGCCCGATGTGGATCATTTAGATTCTGATGGCAACTCAGAGGCTGCAGTTCATCAGCAGAGTTTTAATCAGGTTGGGAGCAATATAGGCCCACCATTATCTCAGATACCCCGATTGGAGAAGCTGAGTGACACTGATGAAGTGGAACACTTCCTTGTTACTTTTGAAAGGATTGCTGTTGCTTGTAGGTGGACTAAAACTGATTGGGTCTGGCATTTAATCCCTTTGCTGACTGGTAAAGCAAGAGCAGCTTATGTCCATATGGATGTGAACGAGTCTACTGACTATGATAAAGTGAAAGATGCTATATTAAAGAAATATGATGTCAATGCCGAAACTTATCGACAAAAGTTCCGTTCCTTATCCGTAGATCCATCGGAGAGTCCCATAGAACTTTATAACCGGCTCAAAGAACTCTTTGGAAAGTGGATCCAGCCTAAGAGGAAACGAGTGGAGGAGGTGAGTGAAATCATCATTCTGGAGCAATATCTTAGAATGCTGTCCCCTGAACTCCAGGTGTGGATTCGAGAGAGAGATCCTAGAACCGCAGCGGAAGCAGCGTCTTTGGCGGATGTGTTTGTTGCAGCCAGAGGAAAGAGTAAGCCGTGGGCTTGGAAACCTGTCAATGAGCGCCGTTCTCTCGACATGCCTCACTTTCAGCAGAGGAAGTCGGAGGGGTCCGGTAAGCCCTACATGAGGAATCCTACTTCAGCCAAATTGAATTTTGCTCCTAAACGACCTCCCGTATGTTACCTGTGTGGTCAAGAAGGGCACACTAAGCCAAATTGTCCGAAGATCTCCGCTCAGCTTACACAGCTATGTTTTGTGCCAAGGAGGGAGGGAACCAAATCCCCAAGCTCTTTGAAAACTACAAATGTGGAGATAAATGGTGAGAAATTGACTGCTTTGATTGACACCGGCAGTGATCAGACTCTGGTAAGAAGAAAGTTCATATCACCCTCTTTGATCAGTACAGTCAAAAAATTGCCTATTTGCTGTGTACATGGAGATGAGAGACTGTTACCAACCGCCAATGTTTATGTTAAAATCGAAGAACAGACTTACCTGGTGGAAGTGGGGGTTGCTGATAACTTGTCTTTCCCTGTGATTCTGGGTCAAGATATACCAGTGCTGCTGGAGTTGTTGTACCCGGCTCGACAGTGTAATGTGGTGGTGACCAGAGCAAAGGCGAATCAGTCAGAGGGGATTGAACACACACTAAGTACTTTACCTTTCTTCAATGCAGAGATTGAAACCGGGGTGTCGAAGAGGAGAAAGTCCAGAAGAGAAAAAAGGCAAGAAAAGGTAAAATATGCTGCTCATACAGAGAGTGAAGATTTAGCCTGTGACTTACCTGTGAACTTCCAGATGCCCACCAATATCGTTCAGATGCAGCAGGAAGATGCTAGTCTCACGGAGTGCTTTGCTAGAGCTGCAGAGGTAAGAGAGAAGCCTATAGATGACAATACAGCCAGATATGGGATCACAAAGGGAATACTCTATCGGGAGATCAGAGACCAGAAACAACTTGTGGTTCCACAGTGTGTTCGAGAGATGGTGTTACATCTGAGTCACTCGATTCCTTGGGCTGGCCACCTGGGGAAAAACAAGACCACTGCAAGAATCAAGAAGTGGTTTTTCTGGCCTGGTTTGAAAGTAGATGTGGCCCAATTTTGTAAAAGCTGTCCTGTTTGTCAGAAGGTATCCCTCAGACGTCCGTCAAAGGCACCACTACAACCACTTCCTATTATTGATACTCCGTTTGAGAGGCTCGGAATGGATGTCGTTGGACCTGTGGAGAGGAGTCGCTCAGGTAACCGTTTCATGCTGGTGATAACGGACTACTCCACCAGATACCCTGAGGTATTTCCATTAAAATCTGTGAAGGCGAAACCTGTAGCTACTTCCTTGGTCCAGTTATTTTCCAGGGTCGGATTTCCTGCAGAAATTCTAACCGACCAGGGCACTAATTTCATGTCTACCTTGTTGAAGCAGGTTTACCAGCTCTTAGGAATTAAGAGTCTGCGTACTACTCCTTATCATCCCCAAACGGATGGGTTGACTGAGCGATTCAACCAGACTTTGAAGCAGATGTTGAGGAAGTTTGTCAGTGAGACTGGTCAAGACTGGGATCAATGGTTGCCCTATCTTCTATTTGCTTATCGGGAAGTCCCTCAGGCTTCCACAGGCTTTTCTCCTTTCGAGCTGTTGTATGGCCGTGATGTCAGAGGCCCATTGGCTCTGCTCCAGGAGATGTGGGAAGGGAGTCCTGAAAAAGAGCCCACCAGTGTTGTTTCCTATGTTCTACAGATGAGGGAACGTTTGCAGAAGATGACCGGTTTGGCTCAGAATCATTTGGCAGAAGCCAGAGAAAAGCAGAAGACGTGGTATGATCCTCTGGCTCGAGAAAGGGACCTGGAGGTCGGTACAAAGGTACTTGTCATGTTGCCCAGTCGAGAGAGTAAACTACTAGCGAAATGGCAGGGTCCTTATGAAATCAAGAAACGCCTGGGTCCTACAACTTATGAAATCAGTATGCCGGGTCAAGATCGATCTAGTCGGGTtctgcatgtcaacctgttgaaAGAGTGGGTTCCTCGTCCTGAAAAGGCACAGTCACTGATGATTCGCTGTGTTGAAGAGGAAGAATCTGATGAGCAGTATCTGCCACAGCCAGTTCCTGGAGAAATCGGGCTAGATCATCTAACAGCTTCCCAGCAGTCCCAAGTACAAGTTCTCTTCACTTCTAAGGTATTTTCTGAATATCCTGGGTTTACCAACTTGATTGAGCATGGTGTGATACTGAAACCTGATGCTGTCGTGAAACGCCAGAGCTATAGGATACCGGAAAGATTGCAGGTGCCCTTGCAGGAAGAGGTAGACCTTATGCTCCGCTTGGGAATTATTGAGCCTTCGAACAGTGAGTGGTGTCACCCCATAGTCCTTGTGCCAAAAAAAGACGGGAGTATAAGGTTCTGTATAGATTTCCGATATCTCAACTCAGTATCACAGTTTGATTCCTATCCTACCCCTCGCATAAGTGACCTAATTGATCGTTTGGGCCAATCCAAATATCTCACAACAATGGACCTTTCTAAAGGCTATTGGCAAATTCCACTGACTCCACCCTCACGGCCCTTGACTGCATTCAGAACACCAAGGGGCCTTTTCCATTTTAAGGTGTTACCTTTTGGCCTTCATGGGGCTGTGGCGACGTTTCAGAGATTAATTGACCAAGTGTTACGGGGCTTACCTTTTGCTGCTGCATACCTTGACGATATTGTCATTTACAGTAACACCTGGGAGGAACATGTGCAACATCTCGCAGAAGTCTTGCAGCGTCTTCAGAATGCCGGCCTAACGGTCAACCCCACCAAGTGTGCTATAGCTAAACAGGAGACAGAATACCTGGGTTATGTCATCGGCCAGGGTGTTGTGCGACCGCAGGTGAAGAAAGTTCAAGCTTTGGAGAGGTGTGCGGTACCCCAGACACGTAAGGACATGCGATCATTTTTGGGGATGGCTGGATTTTACCATTGCTTTGTCCCTAACTTCTCCAGTAGGGCTGCTCCATTAACGGACATGGTGGGGGCACGTTGCCCGAACCAATTGCAGTGGACTGAGGAGAGATTGAAAGCCTTCCGAGACATCCAGGGAGCTTTAACAACCAGCGCTGTGCTACACAATCCTGATTTTAGTCGTCCTTTCATTGTACAGACTGATGCCTCTGAGAGAGGAGTAGGAGCCGTTCTATTGCAAGGACCACCAGAGAGTCGACAGCCAGTGGCTTACATTAGTCGCAAACTGTTTCCGAGAGAAGTACGTTATTCAACGGTGGAAAAAGAGTGTTTGGCCATAAAGTGGGCGTTGGATTCCCTACGATACTATCTACTAGGCCGTGAGTTTACCCTAGAGACTGATCATAAAGCATTGCAGTGGTTGGAGAAAATGAAGGATTCTAATGGGAGGATTACAAGATGGTATCTCGCCATGCAGCCCTTCAGATTCAAGATACAACACGTTTCTGGAAAAGTCAACGTTACTGCTGACTATCTCTCCCGCTCTACTGGCGAGATTCCTGAAGGGGGGGGAAATGTGACGGCCCGAGTGGTGGCCGCACAAGAGCGGTAA